The following proteins come from a genomic window of Brevibacillus antibioticus:
- a CDS encoding DUF4406 domain-containing protein has protein sequence MKIITLCGSTKFKKEFEQANTYLTLQGNIVMSVAFFEQSEGLTISQEQADLLTDIHFRKIDLSDEIFVIDVEGYIGSSTSKEIAYAKEQGKSVHYYSKSGINDKVIAAFFH, from the coding sequence ATGAAAATCATCACCCTATGCGGGTCTACCAAATTCAAAAAGGAATTTGAGCAGGCGAATACGTATTTGACGCTCCAAGGAAACATCGTGATGAGTGTTGCCTTTTTCGAACAGAGTGAGGGCTTAACGATATCACAGGAGCAAGCAGATCTACTCACGGACATTCACTTTCGAAAAATCGATTTGTCCGACGAGATTTTTGTCATCGATGTAGAAGGCTATATCGGAAGCAGTACAAGCAAGGAAATTGCGTATGCAAAAGAACAAGGAAAGTCGGTTCATTATTACTCCAAGAGTGGGATCAACGATAAAGTGATTGCCGCATTTTTTCACTAA
- a CDS encoding carbon-nitrogen hydrolase family protein has protein sequence MKMRVSAVQYHLHTIHSFEDFANQVEHYVKNAQEYDTEFLLFPELFTTQLMSIGDEQGNALPITALPSFTDRYVELFRSLAAKYEMYLIGGTHIIEENGKLYNTAFLFYPDGRVGQQKKIHITPWEVKGWNMGAGDSLQIFETDKGKVAMIICYDIEFPEWVRIAKARGADVIFCPSCTDDRHAFHRVRYTSHARTIENQVYVVLTGTVGSLPTVDFMRANFGQAAILTPNDVPFPPRGILAEGEINHDMMVTADLDIQLLYDVREKGSVTTWRDRRTDLYTDWK, from the coding sequence ATGAAAATGCGTGTTTCCGCTGTGCAGTATCATCTGCATACCATACATAGCTTTGAAGACTTCGCCAATCAAGTTGAGCACTACGTGAAAAACGCCCAAGAGTACGACACAGAATTTCTCCTTTTCCCGGAGCTGTTTACGACTCAACTCATGTCAATCGGAGACGAGCAGGGCAATGCGCTGCCGATTACCGCATTGCCATCATTCACGGACCGATATGTCGAGCTGTTTCGTTCCCTCGCTGCCAAATACGAGATGTATCTGATTGGCGGAACGCACATCATCGAGGAAAACGGCAAGCTTTATAATACAGCTTTTCTGTTTTACCCGGATGGACGTGTAGGGCAGCAGAAAAAAATTCATATCACGCCATGGGAAGTAAAAGGCTGGAACATGGGGGCTGGCGACTCGTTGCAAATCTTTGAGACCGACAAAGGGAAGGTCGCGATGATTATTTGCTACGACATCGAGTTCCCTGAGTGGGTGCGCATCGCCAAAGCACGGGGCGCAGACGTTATTTTCTGCCCATCCTGCACGGATGATCGCCACGCTTTCCACCGCGTACGTTATACCAGTCATGCCCGGACGATTGAAAACCAGGTGTATGTCGTGCTGACTGGAACCGTAGGCTCGCTACCAACAGTTGATTTCATGCGAGCGAACTTTGGACAAGCGGCGATCTTGACACCAAACGATGTTCCGTTCCCGCCGCGAGGCATTCTTGCTGAAGGGGAAATCAACCACGACATGATGGTAACCGCTGACCTGGATATCCAATTGCTATACGACGTGCGGGAAAAAGGCTCCGTCACAACGTGGCGCGACCGCCGCACCGATTTGTATACAGACTGGAAGTAA
- a CDS encoding GNAT family N-acetyltransferase, producing the protein MEFVRIQHIDNPLFAKMHRLMQEVFPPEEVLEYDLWKEPLEDPGIRVFVAVHEGDVVGATEYRYYTDMNIAMTDFTIIGREGLGVGRFLARERQKDLLALAAENGKELYGMFAEIYDPYRVEEHSFGGIKPMDPFVRREVLSHLGYKRTNFTYVHPSWQNDGEAVSGLDLGFMPTNEEQTTLEADLIVTFLKRYYAVLPQKPQAWLDMVEDLESKETVELLPI; encoded by the coding sequence ATGGAATTTGTACGCATTCAACATATTGATAACCCGCTTTTCGCGAAAATGCACCGTTTGATGCAAGAGGTTTTCCCGCCTGAGGAAGTATTGGAGTACGATCTGTGGAAAGAACCGCTGGAAGATCCGGGCATTCGTGTATTTGTAGCTGTACACGAAGGAGACGTTGTGGGCGCTACCGAATACCGTTATTACACAGACATGAACATAGCCATGACAGACTTCACGATCATTGGTCGAGAAGGTCTCGGAGTGGGACGATTCCTCGCCAGAGAGCGTCAAAAGGACCTGCTCGCTCTGGCTGCTGAAAACGGCAAGGAGCTGTACGGGATGTTTGCAGAAATCTACGACCCGTACCGTGTAGAAGAACACAGCTTTGGCGGCATCAAGCCAATGGACCCATTTGTACGTCGTGAAGTGCTCTCTCATCTGGGATACAAACGTACGAACTTTACTTATGTACATCCGTCCTGGCAAAATGACGGAGAAGCGGTATCCGGACTCGATTTGGGCTTCATGCCGACAAACGAAGAGCAAACAACCCTCGAAGCGGATCTGATCGTCACGTTCTTAAAACGTTATTACGCTGTTCTTCCACAAAAGCCACAAGCATGGCTCGACATGGTGGAAGACCTGGAGAGCAAAGAAACGGTGGAGCTACTTCCTATCTAA
- a CDS encoding ABC-F family ATP-binding cassette domain-containing protein has protein sequence MISTQNVTLRYGKRALFEDVSIKFTPGNCYGLIGANGAGKSTFVKILSGEIDPTSGHVSVTPGERIAVLKQNHFEFDEYEVLKTVIMGHKRLFEIMEEKTALYMKEDFSEEDGNRASQLEGEFEELNGWMAEADAASLLIGLGIPTDLHDKQMKDLASTEKVRVLLAQALFGNPHILLLDEPTNHLDIESIRWLENFLADYENTVIVVSHDRHFLNKVCTHIADIDFGKIQMYVGNYDFWYESSQLALKMVRDQNKKKEEKMKELQEFIARFSANASKSKQATSRKKLLEKITLEDIRPSSRKYPFINFKPEREAGKNLVAIEGLSKTIEGEKLFENLHLTINKGDKVAFVGPNELAKTTFFQILMGEVQPDSGSFEWGVTTSQAYFPKDNAEYFSSDLSLVDWLRQYSKDQDETFIRGFLGRMLFSGDEALKKSNVLSGGEKVRCMLSKMMLASANVLIMDEPTNHLDLESITALNNGLIEFDGTLLFVSHDHQFVQTIANRVIEFTPKGVIDKMMTYDEYLESDEIKRLRDEHYA, from the coding sequence ATGATAAGCACTCAGAACGTGACGCTGCGCTACGGGAAGCGCGCACTGTTTGAAGATGTATCCATTAAGTTTACCCCAGGTAACTGTTACGGCCTCATCGGTGCGAACGGTGCAGGGAAGTCTACCTTCGTGAAGATCCTCTCCGGAGAGATCGATCCGACGAGCGGTCACGTTTCGGTGACACCGGGCGAGCGTATCGCTGTATTAAAGCAGAACCACTTTGAATTCGACGAGTACGAAGTGTTAAAAACGGTAATTATGGGCCACAAGCGCCTATTCGAGATCATGGAAGAGAAGACCGCTCTTTACATGAAAGAAGATTTCTCTGAGGAAGACGGCAATCGTGCGTCCCAATTGGAGGGAGAATTCGAAGAGCTAAACGGCTGGATGGCTGAAGCAGATGCAGCTAGCTTGCTGATCGGTCTCGGTATCCCGACTGACCTGCACGACAAGCAGATGAAGGATCTCGCTAGTACGGAGAAGGTACGTGTTCTGTTGGCGCAAGCGTTGTTTGGTAATCCACACATCCTGCTTTTGGATGAGCCGACGAACCATTTGGACATCGAGTCGATTCGTTGGTTGGAAAACTTCCTGGCGGATTATGAAAACACCGTCATCGTTGTATCCCATGACCGTCACTTCCTGAACAAGGTGTGTACGCACATTGCGGATATTGACTTTGGCAAAATCCAAATGTACGTAGGTAACTACGACTTCTGGTACGAATCCAGCCAATTGGCGCTGAAAATGGTTCGTGATCAGAATAAGAAGAAAGAAGAAAAAATGAAGGAACTGCAAGAGTTTATTGCGCGTTTCTCTGCGAATGCTTCCAAGTCCAAGCAGGCGACATCGCGTAAAAAGCTGTTGGAGAAAATTACGTTGGAAGACATTCGTCCTTCCAGCCGTAAGTATCCGTTCATCAACTTCAAGCCAGAGCGTGAAGCGGGTAAAAACCTCGTAGCCATCGAAGGTTTGAGCAAGACGATTGAAGGGGAAAAACTGTTTGAAAACCTTCACCTCACCATCAACAAAGGGGACAAAGTTGCATTTGTCGGACCAAATGAGCTGGCGAAAACAACCTTCTTCCAAATCTTGATGGGCGAAGTTCAGCCTGATAGCGGTTCTTTTGAATGGGGCGTTACGACTTCCCAAGCGTACTTCCCAAAAGACAATGCGGAGTACTTTAGCTCCGATTTGAGCCTGGTTGACTGGCTGCGCCAATACTCCAAAGATCAAGACGAGACATTCATTCGTGGATTCCTCGGTCGCATGCTGTTCTCTGGTGATGAAGCGCTGAAAAAGTCAAACGTATTGTCCGGGGGAGAAAAAGTTCGTTGCATGCTGTCCAAAATGATGCTGGCGAGTGCCAACGTATTGATCATGGACGAACCGACGAACCACTTGGATTTGGAATCCATTACTGCATTGAACAACGGCTTGATTGAGTTCGACGGTACACTTCTGTTCGTATCTCATGACCACCAGTTCGTTCAAACCATTGCGAACCGAGTCATCGAGTTCACGCCGAAGGGTGTCATTGATAAAATGATGACGTATGACGAATACCTGGAGAGCGATGAAATCAAACGCCTGCGTGACGAGCATTACGCGTAA
- a CDS encoding DUF3846 domain-containing protein: MTTVYIKLPHEHAFVREIAGTDELQELVGGDYEVVEDDHLEGISLVVNEDARGVEANNFPITSDGFLDWVYGPCVFVKANGHSLTADDLSRIDQFLTTKG; encoded by the coding sequence TTGACTACGGTATACATAAAGCTTCCGCATGAACATGCATTTGTTCGAGAAATCGCTGGGACAGATGAACTACAAGAACTGGTTGGTGGCGACTATGAGGTAGTGGAAGATGATCATCTGGAAGGAATTTCCCTCGTTGTGAATGAAGATGCTCGCGGAGTAGAAGCAAATAATTTCCCCATCACGTCAGATGGGTTTTTAGACTGGGTCTATGGACCTTGCGTATTCGTCAAAGCAAATGGACATTCGCTGACGGCTGACGACCTTTCGAGAATTGACCAGTTTTTAACCACCAAAGGATGA
- the dut gene encoding dUTP diphosphatase, with protein sequence MNMTNERLATQVKIKKLHQDAVIPAYARAMDAGFDLVAVEDTLIAPGQSAKVPTGLAFALPEGFELQVRPRSGISAKTKLRLSNAPGTVDAGYRGEVCVLIDNIRIASGKSGKVCLGAGENEVTVEQDVDAHSYLIKKGDRIAQGVIAIVPVAQFEVVDELDETERGAGGFGSSGIKS encoded by the coding sequence ATGAACATGACAAATGAGCGCCTGGCTACACAGGTGAAAATTAAAAAGCTCCACCAAGACGCCGTGATTCCAGCGTATGCGAGAGCAATGGACGCGGGCTTTGATTTGGTCGCGGTAGAGGATACATTGATTGCCCCTGGCCAATCGGCAAAAGTTCCAACTGGCTTGGCGTTCGCGCTTCCAGAAGGATTTGAATTGCAAGTGCGCCCTCGCTCCGGGATCAGTGCAAAAACAAAGCTGCGCTTGTCCAATGCACCAGGGACAGTTGATGCAGGCTATCGCGGTGAAGTATGCGTCCTGATCGATAACATTCGGATCGCATCCGGAAAAAGTGGCAAGGTATGTCTGGGCGCTGGCGAAAACGAAGTAACCGTTGAACAAGATGTCGATGCACATAGCTACTTGATCAAAAAAGGGGACCGGATTGCACAGGGCGTGATTGCAATCGTTCCAGTCGCGCAGTTCGAAGTAGTCGATGAGCTGGATGAGACGGAAAGAGGAGCGGGCGGTTTCGGCAGCAGCGGCATCAAGAGCTAG
- the cysW gene encoding sulfate ABC transporter permease subunit CysW, with protein MNHLTEPAYIRWTLIIVALLFLGLFLILPLVAVFTEAFRQGAEVFVAAITEAETLSAVKLTLLVATISVPLNVTFGIAAAWAIAKFSFPGKNVLLTLIDLPFAVSPVIAGFIFVLLFGSQGVAAPLLAAWDVKIIFAVPGILLATTFVTFPFVARELIPVMEAQGRDEEEAAVSLGASGWKTFLRVTLPNVKWGLLYGVILCNARAMGEFGAVSVVSGHISGMTNTLPLHVEILYNEYQFAAAFAVATLLAVLALVTLILKSLIEWKTERQAKLDEEQHYDVTGEKAG; from the coding sequence ATGAATCATTTGACGGAGCCAGCCTATATCCGATGGACACTGATTATCGTGGCCTTGCTCTTCCTTGGCTTGTTTTTGATCCTACCGCTAGTAGCTGTTTTTACCGAAGCGTTTCGGCAAGGGGCGGAGGTGTTCGTTGCGGCCATTACAGAGGCGGAAACGTTATCCGCTGTCAAGCTCACCTTGCTAGTCGCAACCATTAGCGTTCCGCTAAATGTGACGTTCGGGATCGCTGCGGCATGGGCAATCGCCAAGTTTTCGTTCCCGGGTAAAAATGTGTTGCTTACGTTGATAGACTTGCCATTTGCCGTATCTCCAGTCATTGCAGGCTTTATCTTTGTCCTCTTGTTTGGGAGTCAAGGTGTGGCGGCGCCCTTGCTTGCGGCGTGGGACGTAAAAATTATTTTCGCGGTTCCCGGTATCTTACTTGCGACGACCTTTGTTACCTTTCCGTTCGTCGCTCGTGAACTGATCCCGGTCATGGAAGCACAGGGAAGAGACGAAGAGGAAGCAGCAGTCTCACTCGGAGCAAGCGGCTGGAAAACATTTTTACGCGTCACGCTGCCAAACGTAAAATGGGGGCTCCTGTACGGGGTCATTTTGTGTAATGCCCGCGCCATGGGTGAATTCGGGGCAGTATCCGTCGTTTCCGGGCATATCAGCGGCATGACCAATACGCTCCCGTTGCATGTGGAAATTCTCTACAACGAATATCAATTCGCTGCTGCCTTTGCGGTAGCCACCTTGCTTGCTGTCTTAGCCTTGGTGACGCTTATTCTGAAAAGCTTGATCGAGTGGAAAACCGAGCGGCAGGCAAAGCTGGATGAGGAACAACACTACGACGTGACAGGAGAGAAAGCCGGATGA
- a CDS encoding sulfate ABC transporter substrate-binding protein, with the protein MAAAMAGCSAAVPAETGKGAGGTTSTVELLNVSYDPTREFYQDINKEFASEWQQKTGQTVTIKQSHGGSGKQSRSVIDGLEADVVTLALAYDIDAIAGRGLIPADWQKKLSDNSSPYTSTIVFLVRKGNPKQIKDWDDLIKPGISVITPNPKTSGGARWNYLAAWGYALKTNGGDEAKAQEFVAQLFKNVPVLDSGARGSTTTFVERGIGDVLIAWENEAYLAVNELGKDKFEIVNPSLSILAEPPVTIVDKYADKHKTREVAEAYLQFLYTKKGQELAAKHYYRPRSQEVLQAHTPAFPDIQLFTIDELFGGWTKAQKTHFGDQGVFDQLYKP; encoded by the coding sequence ATGGCGGCTGCTATGGCAGGATGCTCGGCTGCTGTACCAGCAGAAACAGGTAAGGGAGCGGGGGGCACTACTTCTACTGTAGAGCTGCTCAATGTTTCCTACGATCCGACGCGAGAGTTTTACCAAGATATTAACAAGGAGTTTGCCTCAGAGTGGCAACAAAAGACAGGTCAAACCGTAACGATCAAGCAATCACATGGCGGTTCAGGCAAGCAATCCCGCTCCGTCATCGATGGCTTGGAAGCAGATGTAGTCACCCTTGCCCTCGCCTATGATATTGACGCGATTGCCGGACGCGGTCTGATTCCTGCCGATTGGCAAAAGAAGCTCTCGGACAACAGCTCGCCTTACACCTCCACGATAGTGTTTCTCGTGCGCAAAGGCAATCCGAAGCAAATCAAAGATTGGGATGATTTGATCAAGCCTGGGATCTCCGTGATCACTCCGAACCCGAAAACGTCTGGAGGAGCCAGATGGAATTACTTGGCTGCCTGGGGGTATGCCTTGAAGACAAATGGCGGGGATGAAGCGAAGGCACAAGAATTCGTAGCACAATTGTTTAAAAATGTACCCGTCCTCGATTCTGGGGCACGTGGTTCGACCACTACGTTTGTTGAGCGTGGCATTGGGGATGTGCTGATTGCATGGGAAAACGAAGCCTACCTCGCAGTAAATGAATTGGGAAAAGACAAGTTTGAGATCGTGAATCCATCCCTGAGCATTTTGGCTGAACCACCTGTTACCATTGTTGACAAATACGCTGACAAGCACAAGACAAGAGAAGTAGCAGAAGCATACCTCCAGTTCCTGTATACCAAAAAAGGCCAAGAGCTCGCAGCCAAGCATTACTACCGCCCTCGTTCGCAGGAAGTGCTCCAAGCACATACACCCGCATTCCCTGACATCCAATTGTTTACCATCGATGAGTTGTTTGGTGGCTGGACGAAAGCACAAAAGACTCATTTTGGAGATCAAGGCGTCTTCGATCAACTTTATAAACCATAG
- a CDS encoding NAD(P)/FAD-dependent oxidoreductase, with protein sequence MIFVTGKLYWPETLPAPPLYPSLTEDVKCDVLIIGGGEAGALVSYYLKQHDVDVILVDKRRVSGGSSSANTGLLQICNDKTLTACIHSFGEKNGVRFYELTRQAVDELEKISEQLDQSPDYIRRDSLYYASEPADAKSLRTEYQLLKRFGFPVTYLERPDIEKRFSFSKAGAIYSKGDAELNPYKFANGVITHSVKKGMRVYENTEVVHQKVHDGGLLVYTKSGHTIKCRRAVFATGYEAQSMKRNANAVISSSFSIVTNQVEALTGWPHACLIWETARPYLYIRTCPEGRIIVGGLDEPLNDLQKKAASSLKKRDHLLAKIQELFPQIPMRAEYYWGATFVDTHDGLPLFGEQEGYPHCLFTLGYGGNGTVYSTIGAQIISDLITKGSHADADLFAFDRRKYASATV encoded by the coding sequence ATGATATTCGTGACCGGAAAACTGTATTGGCCTGAAACATTGCCAGCGCCACCCCTATATCCCTCGCTGACCGAGGACGTGAAGTGTGATGTCCTGATCATTGGTGGCGGAGAGGCAGGAGCACTCGTTTCCTATTATTTGAAGCAGCATGATGTGGATGTCATCCTCGTGGATAAACGTCGGGTGAGTGGGGGCAGTAGCAGCGCTAACACAGGTTTGCTGCAAATATGCAACGATAAAACGTTAACAGCCTGTATCCATTCGTTCGGTGAGAAAAATGGAGTTCGTTTTTACGAGCTGACGCGGCAGGCTGTTGATGAATTGGAAAAAATCTCTGAGCAGCTAGACCAATCTCCAGATTACATAAGGCGTGACAGCTTGTATTATGCCAGCGAACCTGCTGATGCGAAGAGCTTGCGGACAGAGTACCAGTTATTGAAGAGGTTTGGCTTTCCAGTCACGTATTTGGAGCGACCGGATATAGAGAAGCGATTCTCTTTTTCGAAGGCAGGGGCGATTTACTCCAAGGGAGATGCGGAGCTCAATCCGTACAAATTTGCCAATGGTGTGATCACCCACTCTGTGAAAAAAGGGATGCGCGTATACGAAAATACGGAAGTCGTGCATCAAAAAGTGCACGATGGAGGGCTTTTGGTCTATACCAAAAGTGGTCACACAATCAAGTGCAGGCGTGCCGTGTTTGCTACTGGATACGAAGCACAATCGATGAAGCGCAATGCCAACGCTGTGATTTCCAGCTCGTTTTCTATCGTGACCAATCAAGTCGAAGCGCTAACGGGTTGGCCACATGCATGTTTAATCTGGGAAACAGCCCGTCCCTATTTGTACATCCGTACTTGTCCAGAAGGGAGAATCATCGTCGGAGGACTGGATGAGCCGTTGAACGACTTACAAAAGAAGGCTGCTTCCAGTCTGAAGAAGCGTGATCATTTGCTCGCAAAAATTCAAGAGTTATTTCCACAGATTCCAATGCGAGCCGAATATTATTGGGGAGCGACTTTTGTTGATACCCATGACGGACTCCCGTTATTTGGGGAGCAGGAAGGTTATCCGCACTGCTTGTTCACATTAGGCTACGGAGGGAACGGAACCGTCTATTCGACCATCGGCGCCCAAATCATCAGTGATTTGATTACAAAAGGAAGTCACGCGGACGCCGATCTTTTTGCTTTTGACCGGAGGAAATATGCCAGTGCTACAGTCTGA
- the cysT gene encoding sulfate ABC transporter permease subunit CysT gives MRKSLSNRGLLPGFGMTMGYTIIYLSLLVLIPLSVLFLKASTMSWEQFIGTIMDTRVLASIRVSIMTSFFAACLNAVFGVLVAWVLVRYQFAGKRIIDGIVDLPFALPTAVGGIALTSIYAENGWIGQYLAEWGIKVAYTPIGIWVALTFIGLPFVVRTVQPVLQDWDLQMEEAAATLGATRWNTFWRVILPHLLPAIITGFALAFARALGEYGSVVFISGNMPLKTEIVPLLIMTKLEQFDYAGATAIATVMLVISFVMLLFINYLQWKINKFDAAR, from the coding sequence ATGAGAAAATCACTCAGCAACAGAGGGCTTCTGCCAGGGTTTGGCATGACCATGGGCTATACCATCATCTACCTGAGTCTTCTGGTACTGATCCCTCTGTCTGTCTTGTTTTTAAAAGCTTCAACGATGAGTTGGGAGCAATTCATTGGGACGATTATGGATACAAGGGTTCTTGCTTCCATTCGTGTGAGTATTATGACTTCCTTTTTCGCGGCTTGTCTCAATGCGGTGTTCGGTGTCTTGGTAGCATGGGTGTTGGTACGCTATCAGTTTGCGGGGAAGCGAATCATTGACGGCATAGTTGATCTGCCATTTGCTTTACCTACCGCTGTAGGCGGGATTGCCCTGACTTCGATTTACGCTGAAAATGGCTGGATCGGGCAGTACCTGGCGGAGTGGGGGATCAAGGTAGCGTACACTCCCATCGGAATATGGGTTGCATTAACATTCATCGGTCTTCCTTTTGTCGTCAGAACCGTCCAGCCTGTGTTACAGGATTGGGATTTGCAAATGGAGGAAGCGGCGGCTACGCTGGGCGCTACCCGATGGAATACATTTTGGCGGGTAATTTTGCCGCATCTGTTACCGGCGATCATTACGGGGTTTGCGCTAGCCTTTGCCAGAGCACTGGGTGAGTATGGCTCCGTCGTGTTCATCTCCGGGAACATGCCGTTGAAAACAGAGATTGTGCCGCTCTTGATTATGACCAAGCTGGAGCAGTTTGACTATGCAGGCGCTACGGCAATTGCAACAGTCATGCTTGTCATTTCCTTTGTCATGCTTTTGTTCATCAACTATTTGCAATGGAAAATCAATAAATTCGATGCGGCCCGTTAG
- a CDS encoding helix-turn-helix domain-containing protein encodes MAETKGKKGAAAKILGMDRSTLWRKMKRYERS; translated from the coding sequence TTGGCGGAGACAAAGGGAAAAAAGGGAGCGGCGGCGAAAATTTTGGGAATGGATCGTTCCACCCTATGGAGAAAAATGAAGCGCTACGAAAGGTCGTAA
- a CDS encoding sulfate/molybdate ABC transporter ATP-binding protein, with protein MSIEVVNITKSYKSFTALKNVNLHIPEGELVALLGPSGSGKTTLLRLIAGLEQPQEGSILFHGEDNTNRDVRERQVGFVFQHYALFRHMNIFDNIAFGLSVRSRKTRPSKEEISEKVHSLLKLVQLEGLAHRFPSQLSGGQRQRVALARALAVEPKFLLLDEPFGALDTKVRQELRRWLRHLHGKLGLTILFVTHDQEEAMELADQVVVMNEGRVEQVGSPEEIYHHPANPFVYSFLGRVNLFHGRIQNGKIKLGEAEFETDWKDKAVEAPAVGYMRPHDVEISLRPPEGKATKSVQAEINHISLLGPIVRLDLKRLDTDEVFEAEMSRQRFIELNVEEESVVYVTLHNVSIYVDSQPVQTHRPALVPLQASV; from the coding sequence ATGAGTATCGAGGTAGTGAACATTACGAAGTCATATAAAAGCTTTACTGCGCTGAAAAATGTGAATCTGCATATCCCGGAAGGCGAACTCGTAGCGCTTCTCGGGCCTTCCGGATCGGGAAAGACGACGCTTTTGCGTCTCATCGCGGGGCTCGAGCAACCGCAGGAGGGAAGCATTCTCTTTCACGGAGAGGATAATACAAACCGCGACGTGCGTGAGCGGCAGGTTGGGTTTGTTTTTCAGCATTACGCTCTGTTTCGGCATATGAACATTTTTGACAACATTGCGTTTGGTTTGTCTGTTCGTTCCCGCAAAACACGACCGAGCAAGGAGGAAATCAGTGAAAAGGTTCATTCACTGTTAAAGCTCGTTCAATTAGAAGGTCTCGCACATCGCTTTCCCTCACAGCTATCCGGTGGTCAGCGCCAGCGTGTCGCATTGGCGAGGGCGTTGGCAGTGGAACCAAAATTTTTGCTGCTGGATGAGCCGTTTGGCGCTTTGGATACGAAAGTGAGACAGGAGCTGCGTCGCTGGCTCCGTCATCTGCACGGGAAGCTCGGGCTGACGATCCTGTTCGTCACGCACGATCAGGAGGAAGCGATGGAATTGGCGGATCAGGTAGTTGTCATGAATGAAGGGCGAGTGGAGCAGGTAGGATCGCCCGAAGAAATTTATCACCATCCGGCGAATCCGTTTGTGTACAGCTTTCTCGGGCGGGTCAATCTGTTTCACGGACGAATCCAAAATGGCAAAATCAAGCTCGGTGAGGCAGAATTCGAGACAGATTGGAAGGATAAAGCGGTGGAGGCTCCCGCTGTCGGATACATGCGACCACATGATGTAGAGATTTCGTTGCGTCCGCCAGAGGGGAAGGCTACCAAATCTGTTCAGGCTGAGATTAACCATATTTCGCTCTTGGGTCCGATTGTTCGCTTGGACCTGAAGCGTTTGGACACGGATGAAGTGTTTGAGGCAGAAATGAGCAGGCAGCGTTTTATAGAGTTGAACGTAGAAGAGGAGAGCGTTGTGTACGTGACGTTGCACAATGTATCGATCTATGTGGATTCACAGCCTGTACAGACACATCGCCCTGCCCTCGTTCCGTTGCAGGCCAGTGTTTGA
- a CDS encoding GNAT family N-acetyltransferase, producing MYRKELYVFEGNKPRKAIIRNYNHADFFELIQIQAESFPPPFPSELWWNQEQLTNHITLFPEGAICVEVDGVLAGSMTGLLVKFDPAHPEHKWEDVTDSGYIRTHDPQGDTLYIVDICIRPSFRKLGLGQQMMQAMYELVVQKGLRRLLGGGRMPGYGRYADQWTPEQYVERVLTGEVRDPVITFLMRCGRTPVQIVANYLEDVESRNYATLMEWKNPFQ from the coding sequence ATGTACAGAAAAGAGCTGTATGTATTTGAAGGGAACAAGCCACGCAAAGCCATCATACGCAACTACAATCATGCAGACTTTTTCGAATTGATCCAAATACAGGCGGAGAGCTTTCCACCGCCGTTCCCGTCTGAGCTATGGTGGAACCAGGAGCAGCTGACGAACCATATTACGCTGTTCCCGGAAGGTGCCATTTGTGTGGAAGTAGACGGCGTTTTGGCAGGTTCGATGACAGGACTGCTCGTGAAGTTTGATCCGGCCCATCCCGAACATAAGTGGGAGGATGTCACGGATAGCGGTTATATCCGTACGCACGATCCGCAAGGGGATACGCTGTACATCGTAGACATTTGCATTCGTCCGAGCTTCCGCAAGCTAGGACTGGGTCAACAGATGATGCAAGCGATGTATGAGCTGGTGGTACAAAAAGGACTGCGCAGATTGCTCGGCGGAGGTCGCATGCCAGGCTATGGACGTTATGCAGACCAATGGACACCTGAGCAGTATGTGGAGCGTGTTCTGACAGGGGAAGTAAGAGACCCGGTGATTACATTTCTCATGCGCTGCGGTCGCACACCTGTTCAGATCGTGGCGAACTATTTGGAAGATGTGGAATCTCGCAACTACGCGACACTCATGGAATGGAAAAATCCATTTCAGTAG